Proteins from one Streptomyces sp. NBC_00289 genomic window:
- a CDS encoding DedA family protein: MHVQEWLDTVPAVAVYAVVGLVIGLESLGIPLPGEIILVSAALLSSQHSGINPVILGACASLGAVVGDSIGYAIGRKGGRPLLAWLGGKFPKHFSEGHIATAERSFEKWGMWAVFFGRFVALLRIFAGPLAGVLRMPYWKFLIANVLGGIIWAGGTTAVIYYVGVVAESWLKRFSWLGLVAAVLIGLTSMLVLKRKAKKVQAAPRETEPEAVPAAE; this comes from the coding sequence TTGCACGTCCAGGAATGGCTCGACACGGTGCCCGCGGTCGCCGTCTATGCCGTGGTAGGGCTCGTCATCGGTCTGGAGAGCCTGGGCATCCCGCTGCCGGGCGAGATCATCCTGGTCTCGGCGGCGCTGCTGTCCTCCCAGCACTCGGGCATCAATCCCGTGATCCTCGGCGCCTGCGCCAGCCTCGGCGCGGTCGTCGGTGACTCCATCGGCTACGCCATCGGCCGCAAGGGCGGGCGGCCGCTGCTGGCCTGGCTCGGCGGCAAGTTCCCCAAGCACTTCAGCGAGGGGCACATCGCGACCGCCGAGCGGTCCTTCGAGAAGTGGGGCATGTGGGCGGTCTTCTTCGGCCGCTTCGTCGCCCTGCTGCGCATCTTCGCCGGGCCGCTCGCGGGCGTGCTGCGGATGCCGTACTGGAAGTTCCTCATCGCCAACGTCCTCGGCGGCATCATCTGGGCCGGTGGCACGACCGCCGTCATCTACTACGTCGGTGTGGTCGCCGAGTCCTGGCTGAAGCGCTTCTCGTGGCTCGGGCTGGTGGCGGCCGTGCTCATCGGGCTGACCTCGATGCTGGTGCTCAAGCGCAAGGCGAAGAAGGTACAGGCCGCGCCGCGGGAGACCGAGCCGGAAGCTGTGCCGGCCGCGGAGTAG
- a CDS encoding gamma carbonic anhydrase family protein — protein sequence MTHRALITGIGGKDPQVDPEAFTAPTSVVIGEVTLHPGASVWYGAVLRADCGPIVVGAHSNVQDNCTLHVDPGFPISIGERVSIGHNAVVHGATVEDDCLIGMGATVLNGAVIGAGSLVAAQALVPQGMRVPPGSLVAGVPAKVRRELTTEEREGISLNGTMYAELAKAHREVHEG from the coding sequence ATGACGCACAGGGCGCTGATCACGGGCATCGGCGGCAAGGACCCGCAGGTGGACCCGGAGGCGTTCACGGCGCCCACGTCCGTGGTGATCGGCGAGGTGACGCTGCACCCGGGCGCGAGCGTCTGGTACGGCGCGGTGCTGCGGGCGGACTGCGGGCCGATCGTCGTCGGCGCGCACAGCAACGTCCAGGACAACTGCACGCTGCACGTCGACCCGGGCTTCCCGATCTCCATCGGCGAGCGCGTCTCCATCGGCCACAACGCCGTCGTGCACGGGGCGACCGTCGAGGACGACTGCCTGATCGGCATGGGCGCCACCGTCCTCAACGGGGCGGTGATCGGCGCCGGTTCCCTGGTCGCCGCGCAGGCGTTGGTCCCGCAGGGCATGCGGGTCCCCCCGGGCTCACTGGTCGCGGGGGTACCCGCCAAGGTCAGGCGGGAGCTGACGACCGAGGAGCGCGAGGGCATCTCGCTGAACGGCACGATGTACGCGGAACTGGCCAAGGCCCACCGCGAGGTGCACGAAGGGTAA
- a CDS encoding ricin-type beta-trefoil lectin domain protein, which produces MPSCGSEGNGSVQSPFPPRPPFPPRPGAGPEESDRNLVAGLGAHDTDARALALLFARHWRPTYEYSVICLASSTSTAAMAATAAFHRVLARPTGGALRPQLLAAVRDTAREWAADDGISALLPELRKPTGGRGLLAARSVTPERRRLAERAFQALPGASQCLLWHTEVEAEPISVPAGLLGVDTGTATAAKEQAREQFRAGCVRAHRELAPSRECRFYNRLLDVPIRRGGALLPDVRKHLTQCRFCRHAAEQLSHFEDALDVLLAETVLGWGARRYLDSRPGRGSGPPPSAEPGARPRAGGRHRPPTGSFAVPRRPSKALVVGAGITSLALLVTVLAARGWSDEGVSGPRATWGVPSVSSAGSGVTSESSSASAGSPSAALVGRSGEIGHGRLRNLDVDLCLGVRDGRIENGAETALTACSSAGSQQWSYQDDGLLRSAADPTLCLDSDADTEMVVLADCLVHAGEVRYDLTVRGELLLRRGEGLLVAPGAGRHLVVTARDGSTEQRWLLEPSGEGTGATEKKKEDSPSGRPGGPPDEPASPEGVAPPPPDGGSPPRRPEDAPQQQQPRYETRVAQVGHGTGSGTDTGSGSGSGSGAGAGAGHDEPPKPSDAADALASGALDTASSVVGTATTALGSLLG; this is translated from the coding sequence ATGCCGTCCTGCGGCTCGGAAGGAAATGGTTCAGTGCAATCCCCGTTCCCCCCACGACCTCCGTTCCCCCCACGTCCCGGAGCCGGTCCCGAGGAATCCGACCGCAACCTCGTGGCAGGGCTGGGCGCGCACGACACGGACGCCCGCGCCCTCGCGCTGCTGTTCGCCCGGCACTGGCGGCCGACCTACGAGTACTCCGTCATCTGCCTGGCCTCTTCGACCAGTACGGCGGCGATGGCGGCCACCGCCGCCTTCCACCGGGTACTCGCACGGCCGACCGGTGGTGCCCTGCGCCCGCAACTCCTCGCGGCGGTCCGGGACACCGCCAGGGAGTGGGCCGCGGACGACGGAATTTCCGCTCTGCTGCCGGAACTCCGCAAACCGACCGGCGGCCGGGGTCTGCTTGCCGCGAGGTCCGTCACCCCGGAAAGGCGACGGCTCGCCGAGCGCGCATTCCAAGCTCTTCCGGGAGCATCACAATGTCTGCTCTGGCACACCGAGGTGGAGGCCGAGCCCATATCCGTACCGGCGGGTCTGCTGGGAGTGGACACCGGTACCGCGACGGCCGCGAAGGAGCAGGCGCGGGAGCAATTCCGGGCGGGCTGCGTACGAGCCCACCGGGAACTCGCGCCGAGCCGGGAATGCCGCTTCTACAACCGCCTGCTCGACGTCCCGATCCGCCGTGGCGGCGCCCTGCTGCCCGACGTCCGGAAGCATCTGACGCAGTGCCGCTTCTGCCGGCACGCCGCCGAGCAGCTCAGCCACTTCGAGGACGCACTCGACGTACTGCTCGCCGAAACCGTCCTCGGCTGGGGCGCCCGCCGCTATCTCGACTCGCGGCCCGGCCGCGGCAGCGGCCCGCCCCCGTCGGCCGAGCCCGGCGCCCGGCCCCGGGCCGGCGGGCGCCACCGCCCGCCGACCGGCTCCTTCGCCGTGCCGCGCCGGCCCTCGAAGGCCCTGGTCGTGGGCGCCGGAATCACCTCGCTCGCCCTGCTGGTCACCGTGCTGGCCGCCAGAGGCTGGTCCGACGAGGGCGTTTCCGGGCCCCGTGCCACCTGGGGAGTGCCGAGTGTCAGCTCCGCCGGGTCGGGTGTCACGTCCGAGTCGTCCTCCGCCTCCGCCGGATCCCCTTCGGCCGCCCTGGTGGGGCGGTCCGGTGAGATCGGACACGGCAGACTCCGCAACCTGGACGTCGATCTGTGCCTCGGAGTTCGAGACGGTCGGATCGAAAACGGGGCGGAGACCGCACTGACGGCGTGTTCGTCCGCCGGATCCCAGCAGTGGTCGTACCAGGACGACGGGCTGCTGCGCAGCGCCGCCGACCCGACCCTCTGCCTCGACTCCGACGCGGACACGGAGATGGTCGTCCTGGCCGACTGCCTGGTGCACGCCGGTGAGGTCCGCTACGACCTCACCGTCCGGGGCGAACTGCTGCTGCGCCGGGGCGAGGGGCTGCTCGTCGCGCCCGGCGCGGGCAGGCATCTGGTCGTCACCGCGCGCGACGGGTCGACCGAGCAGCGCTGGCTGCTCGAACCCTCGGGTGAGGGCACGGGAGCGACGGAGAAGAAGAAGGAGGACAGTCCGTCGGGACGCCCTGGCGGCCCACCCGACGAACCGGCGTCACCGGAGGGTGTCGCCCCACCGCCGCCCGACGGCGGGTCCCCGCCGCGGCGACCGGAGGACGCGCCGCAGCAGCAGCAGCCGCGATACGAGACGCGTGTCGCCCAGGTCGGCCACGGCACCGGTAGCGGTACGGACACCGGCAGTGGCAGTGGCAGTGGCAGCGGGGCCGGGGCGGGTGCAGGGCACGACGAGCCGCCGAAACCCTCCGACGCGGCCGACGCACTCGCGTCCGGAGCCCTGGACACCGCCTCGTCGGTCGTCGGCACCGCCACGACCGCTCTCGGGTCCCTTCTCGGATAG